A portion of the Lolium rigidum isolate FL_2022 chromosome 1, APGP_CSIRO_Lrig_0.1, whole genome shotgun sequence genome contains these proteins:
- the LOC124679425 gene encoding 60S ribosomal protein L38 has translation MPKQIHEIKDFLLTARRKDARSVRIKRSKDAVKFKVRCSRYLYTLCVFDTEKANKLKQSLPPGLSVQEI, from the exons ATG CCGAAGCAGATCCATGAGATCAAGGACTTCCTTCTCACCGCGAGGAGGAAGGACGCACGGTCCGTGAGGATCAAGAGGAGCAAAGACGCTGTCAAGTTCAAGGTGCGCTGCTCGAGGTACCTGTACACCCTCTGCGTCTTCGACACAGAGAAGGCGAACAAGCTGAAGCAGTCTCTGCCACCAG GTTTGTCAGTCCAGGAGATCTGA